DNA sequence from the Alkaliphilus metalliredigens QYMF genome:
GATATAATGCAAGGGGAGTTCGGGTGGTGTCCCCTTCCAGAGAGAACTGAATATGTGTTTACATAGATCGTATACACGTTGGCAGCTATAGTCACCATCTTCAATGATTGTATTAAGCTGTTGCATAAAGTGAGGGTTTTCTATTTCGGATGAAATGAGCTCCTCAGTCAAATGATACTGTGTAAGGAAGTCTTGCTCTAAAAGCTTCGTAGTGATGTCGTCATAAAGTTGTTTTTTAAGGTCCAGTTGCATTTAGGTTCCCCCTCTGTAGATTATCGTTAATTCTCATTATACCCGAAGTATAGGGTATTTAAAAAACAAATCCATATTTAATGTGATAAAAAATAACATTTCAGTATTGAGTGATTTTGAGATGATGATAAAAGGTTACGAATATATGAAATTGACTTGAAATAATATGGATTGAAGGGTATAATAGATAGAAAGTGCCACTGCTTGTGGTGCTAGAGAATAAAAACAAGCTTTATTGAATAAGGGAGGAAACGAAATGAAACCTAAAACAAGAAAAGCGATTGCGATTACAGTTGCAACAGCCATGATTATCGGTACATTCTCAAGTCTCCTATTGATTTTTTAATAGGAGATTTTTCTTTAAGCACTTGAAATTTTTAATAAACGAATGATTAAAAATTGAGTGCGCTATGAGTCGGTGCGGAGCATAGACGAATTTTAAGTACTTAAAATTTGAAAAATAGGAAAAATTAAAAAGGGAGGGGCGCAATGCATATCTCATCACCACTTAAAAGATTCATTGGAAACCTATTGGATAACGCTTTGTTTGGTATTATCGTTATGTTCTTTTTTATGATGGCTGCAGCAATAAATAGTGAAGCACTGGTTGCGATTTCTTTTTTTGCTGCTTGGGGCATACAGTTATATTTCTGGTCAAAGGGTACATCCCTTGGGAAAAATGTAATGGGGATGAAAGTAGTCAATAAGTATACCCAAGAGCCAGTTGGATTGGGTTTAATGATTATTAGAGAAACCATTGGTAAGTTTCTCTCGGGACTCATTTTCTCATTAGGATATATATGGATTCTGATCGATTCTGATCATCAAGGATGGCATGATAAATTCATACAGTCTATTGTTGTAGATTGGTAAGTAAAAATATGACTTAGAAAATTGACTACCTATTTTCAATGATAAGGCTCTTGTTAATCTTGGTATTACAGGATTTATCTAATTCGACAAAAAAACAAAGGAATTTTATAAAAGGCATTGCATATTTATTTATACAGATGTATAA
Encoded proteins:
- a CDS encoding RDD family protein, with amino-acid sequence MHISSPLKRFIGNLLDNALFGIIVMFFFMMAAAINSEALVAISFFAAWGIQLYFWSKGTSLGKNVMGMKVVNKYTQEPVGLGLMIIRETIGKFLSGLIFSLGYIWILIDSDHQGWHDKFIQSIVVDW